DNA from Toxoplasma gondii ME49 chromosome X, whole genome shotgun sequence:
CTCTTGGACTCGGAAAACAAGGCTGCACCGTCTccgcaggagagagacgaggtcAGACACAGCAgtcggcgacgcagagacccAGCAAGGAGAGGGTCGCGCCTCAagacagggagaggacgaaacCAGACGGCGAGAAATAGCGacgctctgcctctttccGGCGACTTGCGTACCCATGCTTGATGCGCAGGTAGTCGTTTGCGTCATCCatgccgaagaagaagaaaaccatCGCGAGAATAAAAGTGACGccgctgtacagacacgaGCGTCGCTGGAGACGCGGCCGCACGCGACTCACAGCAAGCAGCACGAGGAAGCCGACGCCGAAGAAAATAATCGGGAAAATCGTGTATctgcgaaacagagaagcagaggtgCAAACAGGACACCGGGTGTTCTCGACGTAGATAAAAACGCACAAAGAAGACATATTTGCGCGGTCGACTCAgtccttttcctctgggGTCGTGAACGAGAAGTGTGTTCAACCGCGAAAtattctctctgctctcgtctGAACACAGatgatgcatgcgtttcagcTCTGCGTTACATCCGATAAAAATCGGGAAAACAAGATTGAGGGAAACCCTCCCCCCGCGCACACGCAGGTCCTCGCCGCGTGTCGAGACACCGAAAAATCCAGAAGTcgcagtcttctctctccgcatcTCTATATATAGCCGGACACTGATTTTCGCCTTCAGGGCAACGTCGAgtaaagagagagagagaaacgtctCAAAGAGTCAGTTcatcctctctcctcgaggCCCCTCGTACACAATAATCtacaaatatgcatatacgcgTATACATACGTCTcaatataaacatatatacatatatatatatacttatacaTGTATAACTACACACAAAtttgcatacatatacagatatatacatatatatatatatgtatatatatacatatttgtaGGCAGAAGTGCAGGTGGAGGGTGTATTTTGTGGGAACTTGAAAAGCTCCCGACACCCTCAGATGagctcgcgtctctgcgctgTCCATACAGATCAAACCGTTTTTGACGCCTTACGCGAAATTCCAAGGCTGCAGACACTGAGAAATCGCGACGACGCACAAGGGCACCATGCGGGTCATGAGAACCCAGACGGGGCTGACGAgctgaggaaaaacgagaaaaatcGAAAACAAGGAAAGCAAAAAGACTGGCACAtgccagaaaagaagaccgcgaaaaaaagagcaaaGGGAAGGATCAGTCTCACGAAAAACGACGTTCGAAAGTAAAAACGGAGTTCACAAAAAACACAGTGAAACACTGCCTTTCTCATTTCTTTGACATCTGCACCCGTTGACCGAACTCAGAGAACTTGAGGTCCATGTTTTaacctcctcgtcttcaacCCAAAAGCAAAAAAGAATAAAATTGTCttataaatacatataatTAAATATATACCAATCTCTCGTACGCACATTCATGCAAGTggatgtatatgcatatattcctgtacacacacagacatataGATAAACAGATATACAGCAGTCTCCTATGTGCCTCACCCGTTGGTAGACAAGCACACACGCATTTTTATAGGTAAATATTTTTATGCAAATgtgcatatttatatatggtTTGCTGGTATACTTGTTCCAGACAATATCGCGTGTCTAGGATAGGGTTCTTCATGGATGTACGCACATTCCTTTCCGTCGGTCCAGAAACGTTTTTAGTGCTCTGCACAGACTCCGAAAGACGAAACCAGATTTCctcagaagagagaactcgTGGATTTCTTACTTGGAGAGGCAttgcgaagaaggagatgatGCATGTGATCGCGAAAATGTTGTCTGCTCGGTGCCACTAAAAAAAgtcaggagacagaggtcTCGAGTTTTGTAGGGGGAAAAACAAACTTCTTCCAGAACCGGAAAGACGCCATGCTCGGGATTGTGTCGGAACTGCTCTCTCCCACGCAACGCGATCCACTCACTCTCTACAGAGCCCATCTCCATGAATAAATCTACGTGTAAAtacacacgtatatatatatatatatacatagagacgcatatgcatatatataatcGGGTGACATAATCTAAtttgcggagaagaaagtgtGTCTTTTCAGCGGCGTCtagtgagaagaagaatgaaAAGGATTTGTTCTTACATCGCCTTCGGTGCCTCCAAGGAAACGCGCCTTCTCGAACACATGAGGATTGTTCCCCTCCAGCGTCTGCAGCGTGTGGTACGCGACCGAAGTGACCATCGCCGCGAAACCCACGAAGGCGTCTACTGGTAAACTGAGAggacatgcagagaaaagagagacgaagaagacgcagcagacctcagagacggagaaaaaagacaacaCACACGAAATgtgggaaggaagagaagagcgcgaggagaggaaacaaaagtGAGGCGAAAagggagcgagaggaaagggaacaAGTGGACAAGCACGGACTGTCGTCAAAGACCTTGGAGGGAAGCTCTGAAGACACACACgaacgaggcagaggaaagaaccgagggagagagacagaggagagagagcgagagagcgagaacaacAAAAAAGatgtggagaagagacagacggagagaggagaccgagagggagagacgaaaagaatgAGACTGGCCTAAAAGCAGACTCACCCGACTTGCCAGCTGCGCAGAATACCGAAGAGGAGCACAACATTTGTGGCACCGGTGGTGACAagctgaaaagaaagacacacgcATCGCTTGTTTTTGCTTCCATCACTCTCCTGCACCTCTCACCGTCCTGCGTCTCCCAGAGCTCCTGTTTGCCCCCGCAGCATCTCCCTGCACCCAGGCATTGTCTCCGCCCTCCCCGAgtcgcgtcctctcctctcttcctctctctgcatgcgttctcctcgccttcctccgttctgcgtctctcctcgtaCCTGAGCGTGGAACTCCCATTGCTCCTTCAAGTGAGGATAGCCGCCAGAGGTCGCCACTGCCAGTCGAGAGTttgcgaggagaagaagagcgaggagagagaggagcggacGCGAGGCCGCCGACGCAGGAAACCGCATTGTGCAGAGTGAGAAAGGCCACTGGCGCGCCAACGCGGGAGACGGGTCGTTCCtcaggaaggagaaggagagctcGCTATTGCTGTTTTCCTAgcttctcttccacctctCGCTCGCGGAAAGTCCCTTGGCTCTCCGACCTGCAGAGAGCAGGAACTTtcagagaacggagacgggCAGAGCGGCACCGAGGAATCGACGAGACGCTCTCCCGCGAACGCGTCCGCGCCTCGCGGACGTCCTCAAGAAGACGGCTTTGTCAGGAGACAGGCgtgggcagagagaaacggagagcggagacacagaagacgagaaagagggcATTCAGGAACAGTTTCGTGTGTCTGAAGGCCcacacgcatgcgtcgacgcGCTACGCAAGTCCTCGCCAGCCTTCCCTCTCTACAGAAGTCTGTCGACAAGTTCACAAAGACGCATGGATTGACATGAGTACTGCGGGGGAGCCCCGCCTGAGAAGCaccaggagagaagagacgaggtgCCTTGCTCGGCAACAGTGAAGAGACTCCCTTGCACTTGGCTCGGAAGAGGAACAccagcagaagaacgaacCAGATACCAACAGttcagcagaagaaaacagaggtTTTTCTGAGAGCAGAAACAGTTGCGCACCGCATCGTTCGCCGAGCAACAACGGCAGTGTCGACGCCCTTTCCTCGCGGTCCCTTTCTCTTAGCTCTCTCCACCACTTGTCTCTAGGCTGCGGTTTCGCGTTCCTTCTGGAGCGAGACGACGGCAGATTCGGCGAGACGCAGATTGGCTTCAAGATGCTCACACCATGTAGATCcggagggaggaaagaagagctgTTTCTGCTGAATAATCGCGTCAGCCGCTCGACATGTGAGAAGTTCCAGGGGGAGCCAGCAAGGCCCAGACTGCAAAAGCGGGGGCAATGAGGCGGCCGGACCTAGACTGGTGTCTtgacagcgaagacgcgagcgCGGTGCGTCGAAGGCCGTTTCGAGAGAATTGTCGTTCGATCTGCGTCGCCAGacagtctcttctccacaggCTTCCGGTCTCGTAAAAAAGGAAAACTTCGCTTCCAGACAGACACCAATGCCGACGAACAAGACGGCCGCGTCTCCAGACTGCCGTGGGCCGGCCTCGCCCCcacgtgtacatacacccgaacAGACAGCGTGAGCCAGCCAAAGGGGAGACGGAAATGCTGGAAAGCTGCAATGgccgcgaaagagaggcCCCGAGTCTGCAGCTGAGAAGACAAAGTCGCGACTGAGACGCACGCTGCTCGCGCCCCTGCAGACaaacgaggaggcgaggacaCACACCAGCTTGTCGGAGATGCGTTGTGTTGGTGTGCCTGCCGAAAGCAGCCAAAAGGGGGTGAGAGACAAGCAGCCGAGGCCgcaggacgaagagagaaacgacagcgCGAATAAAgaagccgctgcatgcaggtcgCGTCTCAGACAGCTGCGGCAGGACCCGCCCACGCTAGAAAAGTTCGCTATGTCTTACAGAGAAACAGTGGAGGAGAGTGCAGAGAAGGAGCTCGCATTTGCACTCGAAGgccggagaaaaaagaacaaggaatgaagaggacaaggaaagaagaggacaagGAACGAGAAGCGCACGAGACAGCCTCCGCAAGCGCACGAGAAGACACCGTGGCCGGCTCGAGCGGGTGTGTCGCCGGCCTcagcgaaaaaagagcaACCCAAAAACCGAGATCGTTCTTGaccttcttcatctgtttGGCAGTGGAGGGAAAGCAACGGTACTTTCTGACGGAAGCATTTTGTGTGCTTTCGTCTGCTGCAAGTCACTGTGCAGAGGCGTCTCTCTACGGTCACTACGCTAGGGGAAACACGCTCAGAGATGTACACATGGTCGACACAGAAACAAatgggtgtctgtacagttGAAAATGGACTCATACGGAAAATGAAAGAGAAATGGGTACATGCATATGGAGAGAAGGATGAATGGTTtaaaaaaacggagaagcaaaTACAGTTGCGTGTAGTACAATGCAGCCAGTTTGAATTGATGCACAGAAACACATCTGTTTGTGTTTTAGAATACAAACAAAAAGGGGTCCTTTGACACAGAAGTGCTTTTCGGTGTGATGAAGTATGAGAAAATGTGAAAAGAGGAACGTCCACGTGATGCGTGAACCGGAATGACGGATGGCGCCTACAGTTGTATGCGCCTCCGCGGGACT
Protein-coding regions in this window:
- a CDS encoding hypothetical protein (encoded by transcript TGME49_226710~Signal peptide predicted by SignalP 2.0 HMM (probability 1.000) with cleavage site probability 0.486 at residue 29~Predicted trans-membrane domain (TMHMM2.0):118-141:160-183:195-213:225-248), whose protein sequence is MRFPASAASRPLLSLLALLLLANSRLAVATSGGYPHLKEQWEFHAQLVTTGATNVVLLFGILRSWQVGLPVDAFVGFAAMVTSVAYHTLQTLEGNNPHVFEKARFLGGTEGDWHRADNIFAITCIISFFAMPLQLVSPVWVLMTRMVPLCVVAISQCLQPWNFAYTIFPIIFFGVGFLVLLAVSRVRPRLQRRSCLYSGVTFILAMVFFFFGMDDANDYLRIKHGFWHIFIGAFVYFWTDACNPPHVVQTRRRLLFANAADAAYLLSEEHKRHKREPPLCSLEGASADAAVQMVKLS